In Acidobacteriota bacterium, a single window of DNA contains:
- a CDS encoding reactive intermediate/imine deaminase (has endoribonuclease activity on mRNA), whose amino-acid sequence MKEQVRTQGAPQAIGPYSQAVKSGGLLFASGQVALDPATGGIVAGGIVEQTERVMKNIAAVLEASGTSFDKIIKSTVFLKDMGDFAKMNEIYGRYVSGDGKVAPARSTVEVSRLPKDALVEIEIIAFL is encoded by the coding sequence ATGAAAGAACAGGTAAGAACGCAGGGCGCTCCGCAGGCCATTGGTCCCTACTCACAAGCTGTCAAGAGCGGCGGGTTACTGTTTGCTTCAGGGCAAGTTGCGCTCGACCCGGCTACTGGCGGCATCGTCGCGGGCGGCATCGTCGAACAGACCGAACGCGTGATGAAGAACATTGCGGCGGTGCTCGAGGCATCGGGCACGAGTTTCGACAAGATAATCAAGTCCACAGTTTTCCTCAAAGACATGGGTGATTTCGCGAAGATGAATGAGATTTACGGCCGTTATGTTTCCGGAGACGGCAAAGTCGCTCCTGCGCGGTCGACCGTGGAAGTGTCGCGTCTGCCCAAGGACGCGCTTGTCGAGATCGAAATAATTGCCTTTCTCTGA
- a CDS encoding tRNA (N6-threonylcarbamoyladenosine(37)-N6)-methyltransferase TrmO, which produces MKTIQIEPIGNVISEIRNQRDERWGEIVAEIRLDETRFEPVALNGLHEFSHVEILFQFDQLPESEEETKARHPRENPSWPKVGIFAQRGRKRPNRIGATICEIVSVEGLSLHVHGLDAFNGSPVLDIKPVMAEFLPESKNVRQPRWAKELMSTYF; this is translated from the coding sequence ATGAAAACGATCCAGATTGAGCCGATCGGCAATGTAATTTCTGAAATCCGGAATCAACGTGACGAGCGCTGGGGCGAGATCGTTGCCGAAATTCGTCTCGATGAGACCCGCTTTGAACCTGTGGCTCTGAATGGATTGCATGAGTTCTCACACGTGGAAATCTTGTTTCAATTCGATCAGCTTCCCGAATCGGAGGAAGAAACCAAGGCCAGACATCCGCGAGAAAATCCAAGTTGGCCCAAAGTGGGCATCTTCGCTCAACGCGGCCGTAAGCGTCCCAACCGTATCGGCGCCACGATCTGCGAGATCGTATCTGTCGAAGGACTCTCCCTTCACGTGCATGGTCTGGATGCCTTCAACGGCTCGCCGGTGCTCGACATCAAGCCAGTGATGGCGGAATTTCTTCCAGAGAGCAAGAATGTTCGCCAGCCGCGATGGGCGAAGGAATTGATGAGCACCTATTTTTGA
- a CDS encoding short-chain dehydrogenase, with the protein MSNFQNGVQLSVAGKVALITGGSRGIGAATVKMFCAAGAKVAFNYKKAKDAADRVIAECGTNVCAIQSDLSSPGDAEQLIKVVVGNLGRLDCLVANHGIWPPDDAPVDEMPDDQWRRTIAVNLDSVFGLIKHGVAQMKSQRRGPGQAAGRIVIISSTAGQRGEAFHCDYAASKGAVISMVKGLSTELARDEIYVNCVAPGWVATDMAAPALENPKTRDRVFATIPLGRVGKPEEIAAPILFLCTDHAGFITGEILNVNGGAVLVG; encoded by the coding sequence ATGTCCAATTTCCAAAATGGAGTACAGCTTTCAGTCGCTGGTAAGGTCGCGCTGATTACTGGCGGCTCGCGAGGCATCGGCGCGGCTACGGTGAAGATGTTCTGCGCCGCGGGCGCAAAAGTTGCCTTCAATTACAAGAAGGCAAAAGATGCGGCTGATCGAGTGATTGCCGAGTGCGGAACGAATGTCTGCGCGATTCAGTCGGACCTATCATCGCCAGGCGATGCTGAACAACTTATCAAAGTGGTCGTTGGAAATCTTGGACGCTTGGATTGCCTGGTCGCAAACCACGGCATCTGGCCTCCTGACGACGCGCCTGTTGATGAGATGCCTGATGATCAATGGCGGCGGACAATTGCCGTGAACCTGGACAGCGTTTTTGGTCTGATCAAGCATGGCGTGGCACAGATGAAAAGCCAGCGGCGAGGGCCAGGGCAGGCAGCAGGCCGCATCGTGATCATCAGTTCCACTGCGGGACAACGTGGCGAAGCCTTTCACTGCGATTACGCCGCCAGCAAAGGCGCAGTCATTAGCATGGTCAAAGGGCTCAGTACGGAGCTTGCTCGCGATGAAATCTATGTGAACTGCGTCGCTCCCGGGTGGGTAGCAACGGACATGGCAGCCCCGGCGCTGGAAAATCCTAAGACGCGAGACAGAGTATTCGCGACGATTCCCCTCGGCAGGGTCGGTAAGCCGGAGGAGATCGCTGCTCCAATCCTTTTCCTATGCACTGACCACGCAGGCTTTATTACGGGGGAGATCCTGAATGTCAACGGTGGGGCTGTTCTCGTGGGATGA
- a CDS encoding pyruvate oxidase, producing MAKTAAQILVDRLIEWGVDTIFGLPGDGINGIMEALRQRQERIRFIQVRHEESAAFMACGYAKFTGRLGVCLATSGPGGIHLLNGLYDAKLDGQPVLAITGMAYHDLINTHTQQDVELDKLFIDACVYNNRIMGPAHVENTVDIACRTALAYRGVSHITIPADIQDIKHDERSKRNVPQHSADIFARSARLPSEADLRRAADILNKGKKVVILAGQGALQATDELEEAAELLGAPIVKALLGKACVPDDSPYTTGGIGLLGTRPSQEAMESCETLLIVGTSFPYIEFYPKPGEAKAIQIDLDPKRIGLRYPIDVGLIGDSSRCLAELNKLLKRKSDRSFLQKAQKGMREWNKRMQEQATTSDKPMRPQVIAYELGKRLPSNAIVTSDSGTITTWWARHIPAKRGQMHSCSGNLATMACGLPYAIAAAAAHPDRPVFAFVGDGGFSMLMADLVTAVKYQLPIRVVVIKNNVLGQIKWEQMVFLGNPEYGVELHPIDFAAFARACGADGFTIEDPKQCGSILNEALKVDGPVLIEAVVDPLTAPMPGKVKAEQATKFAQSLLRGEPNRGKIAWENIVEDRVRELV from the coding sequence ATGGCAAAGACTGCAGCACAGATCCTCGTGGATCGGCTAATCGAGTGGGGTGTGGACACGATTTTTGGACTGCCTGGCGACGGCATTAACGGAATCATGGAAGCGTTACGGCAGCGGCAGGAGCGCATCCGCTTTATTCAGGTTCGGCATGAGGAATCTGCTGCGTTTATGGCGTGCGGCTATGCGAAGTTCACTGGCAGGTTGGGAGTGTGTCTAGCGACGTCAGGTCCAGGCGGCATTCATCTGCTGAACGGTTTGTACGACGCTAAGCTGGATGGGCAGCCGGTGCTCGCGATCACCGGCATGGCCTATCACGATCTGATCAACACACATACACAGCAGGACGTGGAGCTCGATAAACTCTTCATCGATGCGTGTGTCTACAACAATCGCATCATGGGACCGGCGCATGTGGAGAACACAGTCGATATTGCTTGCCGCACCGCGCTTGCCTATCGCGGAGTCTCACACATCACGATTCCCGCAGATATCCAAGACATAAAACATGACGAACGCTCGAAACGAAACGTGCCGCAACATTCCGCTGACATTTTTGCGCGTAGCGCACGTCTTCCCAGCGAAGCCGATCTGCGCCGGGCGGCTGACATTCTGAATAAAGGCAAGAAGGTCGTGATCCTTGCAGGCCAAGGCGCACTTCAGGCCACAGATGAACTCGAGGAAGCCGCGGAGCTGCTGGGTGCGCCGATCGTGAAGGCATTGTTAGGAAAAGCCTGCGTTCCCGACGATAGTCCTTACACAACCGGCGGTATCGGGCTTCTGGGTACACGCCCCTCGCAAGAGGCGATGGAGAGCTGCGAGACGCTGCTAATCGTCGGCACATCTTTCCCCTACATCGAGTTTTATCCCAAACCGGGAGAGGCGAAAGCCATCCAGATCGATTTGGATCCGAAGCGGATCGGCTTGCGGTATCCAATCGATGTCGGACTCATCGGAGACAGCTCACGTTGCTTGGCCGAGCTGAACAAGCTGCTCAAACGCAAGTCGGATCGCAGTTTCCTGCAGAAGGCGCAGAAGGGAATGCGGGAGTGGAATAAGCGGATGCAGGAGCAGGCGACGACTAGCGATAAACCAATGCGTCCGCAGGTGATTGCCTATGAATTAGGGAAGCGACTGCCTTCCAATGCCATCGTCACCAGCGACAGCGGCACAATTACTACCTGGTGGGCTCGGCATATTCCAGCGAAGCGAGGTCAGATGCATTCCTGTTCCGGGAATCTGGCGACCATGGCCTGTGGCTTGCCCTATGCAATTGCAGCGGCTGCTGCACATCCCGATCGCCCAGTATTTGCATTCGTCGGAGATGGTGGGTTTTCGATGCTAATGGCCGATTTGGTGACTGCAGTGAAGTACCAGCTTCCTATCCGGGTGGTGGTGATTAAGAACAATGTGCTCGGGCAGATTAAGTGGGAGCAAATGGTGTTCCTGGGCAATCCCGAATACGGAGTCGAGCTGCATCCGATTGACTTTGCTGCATTCGCGCGCGCGTGCGGCGCCGATGGGTTCACCATCGAGGACCCAAAACAGTGCGGGTCAATCCTGAACGAAGCCCTCAAAGTCGATGGACCCGTCCTGATTGAAGCAGTCGTGGATCCACTGACGGCGCCGATGCCAGGCAAAGTCAAAGCGGAGCAGGCTACGAAATTTGCGCAGTCGCTCCTGCGAGGTGAACCCAACCGAGGCAAGATCGCATGGGAGAACATCGTGGAGGACCGAGTCAGAGAGCTGGTTTGA
- a CDS encoding permease codes for METLYQDLRYALRLLLKSPAFTSVAVLTLALGIGANTAIFTVVNAVLLRMLPIKDPQQLVVVGDPTRANGRSNGTPRTDIFSYPLYKELRDRNSVFIGLCAAATDHRVEVAGQGPSDERVIGRMVSGNYFPLLGLAPAVGRLFSDSDDTAENANPVVVLGYGYWQRKFALAPSVVGKDIRLNGYPFTVVGVAPSGFDGDVVGEEMSLYVPLSMQPEIVRGRNWRNKPGTSWLSLIGRLKPGMTAEKAEAEMNVILQQSVQGAYGARLSADDLKFMRTAKIKVAPGGGGVSELRGDYRIPLLLLMGIVGLVLLIACVNVANLLLARASVRGKEIAVRLAIGASRRRLLQQLFTESILLAFAGGVAGSLLAIWGVRVLVRIFDSSAALPLAPDWRVLSFTIAICLLTGVLFGLVPAVRTLKVQVTPALKETTAVLAESRSRFGWGKGLVAGQVALSLLVLFAASLLVRSLQKVMTQDFGYQRDHLVIARMDPTAAGYKSDKMKLLAQQLVTRISSLPGVRNVTYSVNGLFAGSESGDAVIVPGFKANDDRDRVSMEDYVGPGYFGAVGIPILAGRGIEGQDTATSMRVAVVNEAMVKHFFGGLNPLGRQFTIDDANELDKPFTVVGVSKNAKDHGSGLREEVKPRFYQAFQQTQDPTQIILEVQASGAPSAAISTIRGEIKAVDPRIPIGSLNTLDGLVRGSAADQIALAKLSAFFAGLALLLACVGLYGIMSYTVAGRTREIGLRMALGARRLDVLQLILREGMWLVGFGLAIGIPLSLASSRLLSSMLYGLKSTDPVSLFAVIAILAVVAVFAGYIPARRATKVDPMIALRYE; via the coding sequence ATGGAAACCTTATACCAGGATCTTCGATACGCGCTGCGACTGCTGCTGAAGAGCCCCGCCTTCACTTCCGTAGCCGTACTCACCCTTGCCCTTGGCATCGGAGCCAACACGGCGATCTTCACCGTAGTGAACGCAGTGCTCCTCCGCATGCTGCCGATCAAAGATCCGCAGCAGCTAGTAGTTGTTGGCGATCCGACGCGAGCCAACGGCCGCTCCAACGGAACTCCGCGCACCGACATATTCTCCTATCCGCTCTACAAAGAGCTGCGCGACAGAAATTCTGTGTTCATTGGACTGTGCGCAGCCGCAACTGACCATCGCGTCGAGGTCGCCGGTCAGGGTCCTTCCGATGAACGCGTGATCGGACGCATGGTGAGCGGTAATTATTTTCCGCTGCTGGGACTGGCGCCGGCTGTAGGGCGACTGTTCTCCGATTCTGATGACACCGCAGAGAATGCCAATCCCGTTGTGGTGCTGGGTTATGGATATTGGCAGCGAAAATTCGCGCTTGCTCCTTCCGTTGTGGGGAAAGATATTCGCTTGAACGGGTATCCCTTCACCGTCGTCGGCGTGGCTCCGTCTGGCTTTGATGGTGACGTCGTCGGCGAAGAGATGTCCCTTTATGTTCCTCTCAGCATGCAGCCGGAAATTGTTCGCGGGCGAAACTGGCGCAACAAACCAGGCACATCCTGGCTCTCGCTGATAGGCCGGCTAAAGCCCGGCATGACCGCCGAGAAGGCGGAAGCCGAGATGAACGTAATCCTGCAGCAGTCGGTGCAGGGAGCATACGGAGCAAGGTTGAGCGCCGATGACCTGAAGTTCATGCGCACAGCAAAGATCAAAGTCGCTCCTGGTGGCGGAGGCGTCTCGGAACTTCGCGGCGACTATCGCATTCCGCTCCTGCTCCTCATGGGGATTGTTGGTCTCGTCCTACTGATTGCCTGTGTGAACGTGGCCAACCTGCTGCTGGCGCGAGCCTCGGTCCGCGGCAAAGAGATCGCCGTCCGCCTGGCAATTGGCGCGAGCCGAAGACGCTTATTACAGCAGCTCTTTACAGAAAGCATCCTGCTTGCTTTTGCCGGCGGTGTTGCCGGCTCTCTGCTGGCGATCTGGGGCGTGAGGGTGTTGGTCAGAATCTTCGATTCCAGCGCCGCGCTTCCGCTGGCGCCCGATTGGCGCGTCCTCAGCTTTACCATCGCGATTTGTCTCCTTACTGGAGTTCTCTTTGGCCTGGTTCCGGCGGTGCGCACGTTGAAGGTGCAAGTGACTCCCGCGCTAAAGGAGACGACCGCCGTGCTTGCTGAATCGCGTTCCCGTTTTGGATGGGGTAAGGGGCTAGTCGCAGGACAGGTCGCACTCTCGCTGCTGGTGCTCTTCGCCGCCAGCCTGCTGGTCCGGAGCCTGCAAAAAGTGATGACGCAGGATTTCGGCTATCAGCGCGACCATTTAGTTATTGCTCGCATGGATCCGACTGCCGCAGGCTACAAGAGCGACAAGATGAAGTTATTGGCGCAGCAGCTTGTGACCAGGATCTCCAGCCTTCCGGGAGTGCGGAATGTAACGTATTCCGTAAATGGCTTATTTGCCGGCAGCGAGTCGGGAGACGCGGTCATCGTTCCCGGATTTAAGGCCAACGATGATCGTGATCGCGTCTCGATGGAGGATTATGTTGGTCCCGGCTACTTCGGAGCAGTAGGAATTCCCATTTTGGCGGGGCGTGGCATTGAAGGCCAAGACACGGCGACGTCTATGCGCGTGGCCGTCGTAAATGAAGCAATGGTGAAACACTTCTTCGGTGGTCTGAATCCCTTGGGCCGGCAGTTCACCATTGACGATGCCAATGAATTGGACAAGCCCTTCACCGTGGTGGGAGTCTCAAAAAATGCCAAGGACCACGGCAGCGGTCTGCGTGAAGAAGTAAAGCCGCGCTTCTATCAGGCTTTTCAGCAGACCCAAGATCCGACACAGATTATCCTCGAAGTTCAAGCGAGCGGCGCGCCTTCCGCAGCAATTTCGACGATTCGCGGAGAAATCAAAGCTGTCGATCCTCGCATTCCCATCGGATCCTTGAACACGCTGGATGGACTAGTAAGAGGCAGCGCCGCCGACCAGATTGCACTCGCCAAACTGTCCGCATTCTTTGCTGGCTTAGCTTTGCTGCTCGCTTGTGTCGGACTGTACGGAATCATGTCGTACACAGTGGCAGGACGGACGCGCGAGATCGGACTACGGATGGCGCTCGGAGCGCGGCGCCTCGACGTGCTCCAGCTCATCTTGCGCGAAGGAATGTGGCTCGTTGGATTCGGCCTGGCGATCGGCATTCCGCTGTCGCTGGCGAGCAGTCGTCTGTTGTCGAGCATGTTGTACGGACTGAAGAGTACTGATCCGGTATCGCTGTTCGCAGTGATCGCAATATTGGCAGTCGTAGCGGTGTTTGCTGGATACATTCCGGCTCGCCGCGCGACCAAGGTCGATCCAATGATTGCGTTGAGGTACGAGTAG
- a CDS encoding UDP-3-O-[3-hydroxymyristoyl] N-acetylglucosamine deacetylase produces the protein MQLVQEQTIREPISFSGVGLHSGAAVKMRVLPAPVGTGICFRRVDLEGFSIEAVGRNVAKVSYATSLMKRGVLISTTEHALSALMGTGIDNAIIELDQLELPILDGSAKPFLDAIHRVGIKRQRRQRVYWRITRPVEIVEGDKFLAVYPADHYSISYTIDFPRPIGLQTFDLDLTGDAYESQIAPARTFGFLRDEGALRNMGLIRGASEANAIVLTDAGVKNGPLRFPDEFVRHKILDLIGDLALLGHRILGKVVANRAGHAMHTALVSRLLRDHSLWDEAHVSYEETSRSLKEAEEAAPAFARS, from the coding sequence CTGCAGTTGGTTCAAGAGCAAACAATCCGAGAGCCGATCAGCTTTAGTGGCGTCGGCCTGCACAGCGGCGCGGCAGTGAAGATGCGCGTCCTGCCCGCACCCGTGGGCACCGGCATTTGTTTCCGCCGCGTGGACCTTGAGGGCTTTTCCATCGAAGCCGTTGGCCGTAATGTAGCCAAAGTGAGTTACGCCACCAGCTTGATGAAGCGCGGCGTACTCATTTCAACCACGGAGCACGCGTTGTCGGCGCTAATGGGCACCGGCATCGACAACGCAATCATTGAGCTGGATCAACTCGAACTGCCGATCCTCGACGGCAGCGCCAAGCCATTTCTTGATGCCATTCACCGCGTGGGCATCAAGCGCCAGCGAAGACAGCGGGTTTACTGGCGTATCACAAGGCCCGTCGAGATCGTCGAAGGCGATAAGTTTCTCGCGGTCTATCCTGCGGACCACTACTCGATTTCCTACACCATCGATTTTCCTCGACCCATCGGGCTGCAGACGTTCGATCTCGATCTCACGGGAGACGCCTACGAATCGCAAATCGCTCCTGCGCGCACATTTGGATTTCTTCGCGATGAGGGCGCATTGCGCAATATGGGCCTGATTCGTGGAGCATCAGAAGCAAACGCGATTGTTCTAACCGACGCCGGAGTGAAAAACGGTCCACTGCGCTTTCCGGATGAGTTTGTTCGCCACAAAATCCTCGACCTGATCGGAGACCTGGCTCTCCTCGGTCATCGCATCCTCGGTAAGGTTGTGGCCAACCGCGCCGGACACGCAATGCACACTGCACTTGTATCGCGCCTGCTGCGAGATCATTCTTTGTGGGATGAGGCGCACGTTTCTTATGAAGAGACGAGCAGAAGTTTGAAGGAAGCAGAAGAGGCTGCTCCCGCTTTTGCACGAAGCTAG
- a CDS encoding RND transporter: MDIQRPSNAAAKRRRRIIVSALAIIFIAGVTLGLSRLKPAAPSVERSTIWTDTVKRGPMLRQVRGLGTLVPVDIRWIPALTDGTVERRRILPGTQVKADTIIMDLSNPQTEQEAQDAELQLKAAEAEYKNLEVKVQSDLMTQRANAATVGADYSDAKTKAEIDEQLQKLGVISGQALKSSKGKADELSTRNQIEQERVAINTKSVTSQLAVQQAKIDELKALYQLKMKQLDSLHVRAGIDGVLTEVPVVEGQRVTAGSNLAKVVQPNHLKAELKIAETQSKDITFGQPASVDTHNGVIQGTVMRIDPAVINGTVTVDVKLEGQLPPGARPDLSVDGTIDLDRLANVEYVGRPAFGQENSKVSMFKLDPDGKGATRVTVSLGRSSVNAVEILGGLNEGDQVILSDMSRWDNVDRIRLE, translated from the coding sequence ATGGATATTCAGAGACCATCAAATGCCGCGGCCAAGCGCAGGCGGCGGATTATCGTTTCGGCGCTCGCCATCATCTTTATTGCAGGCGTAACGCTGGGACTCTCACGACTCAAGCCAGCAGCTCCGAGCGTTGAACGCTCCACCATATGGACCGATACCGTGAAACGGGGCCCAATGCTGCGGCAGGTTAGAGGCCTTGGAACTCTCGTTCCAGTCGATATTCGATGGATTCCCGCGCTCACCGACGGAACTGTAGAGCGCCGACGCATCCTCCCCGGCACTCAGGTCAAAGCCGACACCATCATCATGGACCTGAGCAATCCGCAAACTGAGCAAGAGGCTCAGGATGCCGAACTCCAGCTCAAGGCCGCTGAAGCCGAATACAAGAACTTGGAAGTGAAGGTCCAGAGCGATCTGATGACGCAGCGGGCTAACGCTGCCACGGTGGGCGCAGATTATAGCGACGCCAAAACCAAGGCGGAGATCGATGAGCAACTCCAGAAGCTCGGAGTCATTTCGGGACAGGCACTTAAAAGCTCCAAGGGCAAAGCGGACGAACTTTCCACAAGAAACCAGATCGAGCAAGAAAGAGTTGCTATCAATACCAAATCTGTAACGTCTCAATTGGCGGTGCAGCAGGCAAAGATCGACGAGTTGAAAGCTCTGTACCAGCTCAAGATGAAGCAACTCGACTCCCTGCACGTGCGCGCTGGCATTGACGGCGTTCTCACCGAAGTGCCGGTGGTGGAAGGACAGCGTGTGACAGCGGGCAGCAACCTGGCGAAAGTTGTGCAGCCGAATCACCTCAAGGCAGAGCTGAAGATCGCGGAAACGCAGTCGAAAGACATCACCTTTGGTCAGCCGGCTTCAGTGGACACGCATAACGGAGTGATTCAAGGAACGGTGATGCGTATCGATCCGGCAGTAATTAATGGTACGGTCACGGTTGACGTGAAGCTGGAAGGACAGCTACCTCCAGGTGCTCGGCCGGATTTGAGCGTGGATGGAACGATCGATCTCGATCGGTTGGCGAATGTAGAGTACGTAGGCCGTCCGGCCTTTGGTCAGGAAAACAGTAAGGTGAGCATGTTCAAGCTCGATCCTGACGGTAAAGGCGCCACCCGGGTAACCGTCTCGCTGGGACGCAGTTCCGTAAACGCAGTTGAGATTCTCGGCGGATTGAATGAAGGCGATCAGGTAATCCTGTCCGACATGTCGCGCTGGGATAATGTCGATCGCATTCGCTTGGAGTAG
- a CDS encoding tRNA preQ1(34) S-adenosylmethionine ribosyltransferase-isomerase QueA, with product MLVSDFDFHLPEELIAQEPLADRAASRMLMLNRCTGAFRDDQFRNFPEHLHAGDVLVLNNSRVFPARLFGHRSGERAQPLSPRNPASREFLKGRVEVLLTRQLGNSEWEGLVRPGRKLGVGEKLHFGEDEAGAPLLEAEIVGRGDYGERRLRFHSQPAFFEKLERLGHIPLPPYINREDESSDRERYQTVFARDRGSAAAPTAGLHFTPQILDEIRAKQVEIVELTLHVGLGTFQPLREEVVEKNTLHFENYEISAATANILNQAISDHRRIVAVGTTVVRALEHSAQQGSGRIVSGKTETNIFLYAGFEFRVVGALLTNYHLPRSSLLMLVSAFAGRDHVLKAYAHAIDTRYRFFSYGDCMLIE from the coding sequence GTGCTCGTCTCCGACTTCGATTTTCATCTTCCTGAAGAACTCATCGCACAGGAGCCGCTCGCGGATCGGGCGGCTTCGCGAATGCTCATGCTGAACAGGTGCACCGGGGCATTTAGAGATGATCAATTCCGGAATTTCCCCGAGCATCTGCACGCCGGCGATGTCCTGGTACTCAACAACAGCCGAGTTTTTCCCGCCCGGCTTTTCGGACATCGCTCCGGTGAACGTGCGCAGCCGCTCAGCCCACGGAACCCAGCTTCTCGCGAATTCCTGAAAGGACGCGTGGAAGTTCTTTTGACGCGGCAGCTCGGCAATAGCGAGTGGGAGGGGCTGGTTCGCCCGGGGCGAAAGCTCGGAGTCGGGGAGAAACTGCATTTCGGGGAAGATGAAGCGGGAGCTCCTCTGCTTGAAGCTGAGATTGTTGGCCGAGGAGATTATGGTGAGCGTCGACTGCGCTTCCATTCGCAACCGGCATTCTTCGAGAAACTTGAACGCCTCGGTCACATACCTCTGCCACCATACATCAACCGCGAAGATGAATCGTCCGATCGCGAGCGCTACCAGACCGTCTTCGCCCGCGATCGAGGATCGGCGGCTGCTCCTACTGCCGGGCTGCATTTCACGCCGCAGATTCTTGACGAGATCAGAGCCAAACAGGTTGAAATCGTCGAGCTCACCCTGCATGTCGGCCTCGGCACTTTTCAGCCGCTGCGCGAAGAAGTTGTAGAGAAGAACACTCTACACTTTGAGAACTACGAGATTAGCGCCGCCACTGCCAACATCCTCAATCAGGCGATCTCTGATCATCGCCGGATCGTTGCTGTGGGTACGACCGTCGTCCGCGCTCTGGAACATTCCGCGCAGCAGGGCAGCGGAAGGATCGTGTCCGGCAAGACTGAAACCAACATCTTTCTTTACGCTGGATTTGAGTTTCGCGTAGTCGGCGCACTGCTTACTAATTACCATCTGCCAAGATCCTCGCTGCTGATGCTGGTTTCAGCGTTTGCCGGACGAGATCATGTGCTGAAGGCGTATGCGCATGCGATCGACACGCGCTACCGATTTTTTTCTTACGGTGATTGCATGCTGATCGAATGA
- a CDS encoding ABC transporter ATP-binding protein, with the protein MASNGRPLITLENVTKIFYTDEVETHALSGIHLEIREGEYVSMAGPSGCGKSTLLSIIGLLDTPTDGTYVLNNKPVQSLDFADRARIRNQEIGFIFQSFNLIGDLTVYENVELPLTYRKMGAAERKERVHGALEKVGMSHRMRHYPSQLSGGQQQRVAVARALAGKPSILLADEPTGNLDSRNGEAVMELLQQLHREGATICMVTHDERFARHAERTIHLFDGKVVEESVSVA; encoded by the coding sequence ATGGCATCGAACGGCAGGCCGCTGATCACGCTCGAGAACGTAACCAAAATCTTCTACACCGATGAAGTAGAGACGCACGCTCTCTCCGGCATTCATCTCGAGATTCGCGAAGGCGAGTACGTCTCGATGGCTGGACCGTCCGGCTGCGGAAAGTCGACGCTGCTGTCCATCATAGGCCTGCTCGATACACCTACCGACGGCACTTACGTTCTCAACAACAAGCCGGTGCAGAGCCTCGATTTCGCCGATCGCGCCCGCATTCGCAACCAGGAGATCGGGTTCATCTTCCAGAGCTTTAACCTTATCGGCGATCTCACCGTGTACGAGAACGTCGAGCTGCCGCTCACCTATCGCAAGATGGGCGCAGCCGAACGCAAAGAACGTGTTCACGGCGCGCTGGAGAAGGTAGGAATGTCGCACCGCATGCGACACTATCCGTCGCAACTCTCCGGCGGTCAACAGCAGCGCGTGGCGGTAGCCCGAGCGCTCGCAGGCAAGCCGTCGATCCTGCTCGCGGACGAACCTACTGGAAACCTCGATTCCCGAAATGGTGAAGCGGTGATGGAACTGCTCCAACAGCTCCATCGCGAAGGCGCGACGATCTGCATGGTGACGCACGATGAGCGTTTCGCCCGGCATGCCGAGCGCACGATTCATCTGTTCGACGGCAAGGTTGTGGAGGAAAGCGTCAGCGTAGCGTAG